The proteins below come from a single Halobacteriovorax sp. GB3 genomic window:
- a CDS encoding A/G-specific adenine glycosylase, giving the protein MFKNLIKWSDSDHAELPWRKKRTLYGTLVSEIMLQQTTVGTVLSHFDRFLKLYPTPYDLAQSTEEEVCIAWKGLGYYRRARNLRKAAIDIVENFDGEIPLDYEKLISISGVGEYTANAILSIGADHKALAIDANIERVVSRLYGIKEKKGPKLQKMIKALFEEGKVLKDIDKVGARKLNEALMDLGRVYCQARKANCLNCPMNKKCLAKESGEPLSYPIQEEKKQKFFELELLRVVVKKRNKILGYVKSDDQWLSGQIELPTFILKSEDKKISQYPILKKKINVDKLKKYKTTITKYKIVNYIYEIDQDEFDKKFSNLLDVQLFNNDSEKTNLSTASIKALSLI; this is encoded by the coding sequence ATGTTTAAAAATTTAATTAAGTGGTCTGACAGCGATCACGCAGAACTTCCTTGGCGTAAAAAGAGAACTCTTTATGGGACTCTTGTATCTGAAATTATGTTGCAGCAAACAACTGTTGGAACAGTTCTTAGCCACTTCGATCGATTTTTAAAACTCTATCCGACGCCTTACGATTTAGCCCAGTCGACAGAAGAAGAAGTTTGCATAGCTTGGAAAGGTCTTGGCTACTATAGAAGAGCTAGAAATCTTAGAAAAGCTGCTATTGATATCGTTGAGAATTTCGATGGAGAAATTCCTCTTGATTATGAAAAGCTTATTTCAATAAGTGGGGTTGGAGAATATACGGCCAATGCTATTTTATCAATTGGTGCTGATCATAAAGCACTTGCTATTGATGCAAATATTGAGAGAGTTGTTTCTAGACTTTATGGGATTAAAGAAAAGAAAGGTCCTAAGCTTCAAAAAATGATTAAAGCATTATTTGAAGAGGGAAAGGTTTTAAAAGACATTGATAAAGTTGGGGCGAGAAAGCTTAACGAAGCATTAATGGATCTTGGAAGAGTTTATTGCCAAGCAAGAAAAGCGAATTGCTTAAATTGTCCAATGAATAAGAAGTGTCTTGCTAAAGAAAGCGGTGAGCCTCTTTCGTATCCAATTCAAGAAGAAAAGAAACAAAAGTTTTTTGAATTAGAGCTTTTGAGAGTTGTCGTTAAAAAAAGAAATAAAATTCTTGGCTATGTTAAAAGTGATGATCAATGGCTTTCTGGCCAAATCGAACTTCCTACATTTATTCTTAAATCAGAAGATAAGAAAATTTCTCAGTATCCAATTTTAAAGAAAAAAATAAATGTGGATAAACTCAAAAAATACAAAACGACGATCACCAAATATAAAATCGTAAATTATATCTATGAAATTGATCAGGACGAGTTTGATAAAAAATTCTCCAATCTTTTAGATGTTCAGTTGTTTAATAATGATTCAGAGAAAACAAACTTATCGACAGCATCGATTAAAGCTCTCTCCCTTATTTAA